A stretch of the Herpetosiphonaceae bacterium genome encodes the following:
- a CDS encoding YsnF/AvaK domain-containing protein, whose protein sequence is MDQVYVGMTVEDVTGPIGVVESIEEDPTTGNPRVMVRRDDGDLLTLAPGMYMVVGDVLHIDEVEEGQAGIVTDATTARHSGIAANRFDPLRTQELPTTDRGMLHTEQDLAPGEELRIPVIREEAVVRTREVEGGGVRVHKTVNEREEVVELPTLREDVDVERVAIGRVVEAAPEVREEGDTLIIPVLEEMLVVEKRLVLKEEIRITRRRSTEVEQARVVLNEEQVTIERLDERSAGR, encoded by the coding sequence ATGGATCAAGTCTATGTAGGCATGACAGTTGAAGACGTAACCGGACCGATCGGAGTGGTCGAGTCGATCGAAGAAGATCCGACGACGGGCAATCCGCGCGTGATGGTGCGACGCGACGACGGCGATCTGCTGACGCTCGCTCCTGGCATGTACATGGTCGTGGGAGATGTGCTGCATATCGACGAGGTCGAAGAGGGCCAGGCTGGCATCGTGACTGACGCGACGACGGCCAGACATTCGGGCATCGCGGCAAACAGGTTCGATCCGCTGCGCACGCAGGAGCTACCGACAACCGACCGAGGCATGCTGCATACCGAGCAGGATCTCGCGCCGGGCGAGGAGCTGCGTATCCCGGTGATCCGCGAAGAGGCCGTCGTGCGCACGCGCGAGGTCGAGGGCGGCGGCGTGCGGGTTCACAAGACCGTCAACGAGCGCGAGGAGGTGGTCGAGCTGCCGACGCTGCGCGAAGATGTCGATGTCGAGCGCGTCGCGATCGGGCGAGTCGTCGAGGCTGCGCCCGAAGTTCGCGAAGAGGGCGACACGCTGATCATCCCCGTGCTGGAAGAGATGCTGGTCGTCGAGAAGCGGCTGGTGCTGAAGGAGGAGATTCGGATCACGCGCCGACGCAGCACCGAGGTGGAGCAGGCGCGGGTGGTGCTGAACGAGGAGCAGGTGACGATCGAGCGACTCGACGAGCGCTCCGCCGGTCGCTAA